A stretch of DNA from Halorubrum sp. BOL3-1:
ATCGACGCGACGCTCCACGCGAACGGCGACACTACCCGGCAGCGGACCGTGTCGAACGACGTGACGGCGACGTTCGACACGCTCCTCACGTGGTTCGCGTCGAACGCCGGCCCGAGTTCGCCGACGCCGGAGGCGATCGGCCTGCTGCTCGCCGCCTCCGAGACCACCGTCGACGTCCCGCCGGTGATGATAAAACGGTTCGCGGCGAGTCAGGGACTCTCCGCGAGCGACAGTATCGGTGACTTGGTTCGCGCCGCCGAAGAGCAGGGCGGGTTCCGGATCGAATAGAGCCATTTCTTGAGTCCACTCCCTAATATGGCGTGTTTCAGGGACGATCCGGACCGCAGTATATCCTACTAAGAAAGTGAGTAGAACAGCAAGTTCGTGTCTCACTAGTGCGACTGTCACCCAACTCCGAGCTGTTGCGCATCGTGAATCCACTGTAAAGTGGCGCGGTAGTGCGTATCACCGCTGATCCGCTCGACAGTGTCGCACCGAGTTGGCACGGCAACCACCCAGTACAATATTCTGTGGGCTGACACAACGATCGGAAAACGGCGGATCACCCCCGAAAGTTGGGGGGTGATCACCGAGATCTCACAGTTCAGGTAGGGTAAATAAACAGAGACACCTGCTCTGTCATGGCCCCTCAGGTATGACACCTGATACAGGCAATGGCGTTGCCGGCTAGCGATTTCGGCGCGACCGGACACCTCGGGTGCGATCCGGATTGACTCACACCGACCACGCGACACTCAACACCATACTGGTCGTCATTTTTTTCACCCGTTCAGGAGGTGATCTTGCGGCGGGACGATTCCCTGAACCCGCACGATCTGCGGGCAGACGCTCTTGAATACGCTTTGTGGGGTGACCTGCGGGGTGATCCGTTCGTGAACTGAGACTTCCATTGCGAATTCTATCCGATCTTGATTACCGAAGGCACCGCGGTGGACACCGGCGGAAACAGGGGACCGTCCCACAGGCACAGTTGCCACTCGCATCAAGCTGTGCGTAGGCGGTGGGTGAACCCAGCTACCACGCCCTCGACGTCTGACATACGAGACCGTCCGAACCGTTTGTACCCAGTCGCTTATAGTATAATGAGCAGCGCCACGCCGATCAGCGCCAATATCGCGTAGAGTCCGGCCATCACTTCGCGTTTCAGGGAACTCCCCAGCGGCTCGGCGGTGAGCCGCCGGAGCGGCGGCAGGATTACGATCCCCGCGAGGATCAGCGGAAAGGCACCGATCGCCGGGACGAACGTGAGCGCGACGACGGTTGTCCCGTAGCCGAGGACGTAACAGCCGCGCCGCCAGAGCTGCTCGCGGTCGCTGAGGTCGGCCATGTCCGCGAGTCCGTCCGAACTGGCGTCGCCTCCACTCTCTTCGCCGCTTCCGCCGCCGCCCGAGATCTGCTGTGCCTGCCGCTGGACGTACTCGTCGAGCTCCTCGGCCGCGTCCTCCGTCTGCGGCGCGCCACACTCAGCGCAGTACCGGTCGCCGTCGTCGGTCGGCGCGTCACAGCGGGGACACGATGGCATGCTGGTAGATGTGCTTCTCCCGTCGGAGTTAATTCTTCGGGGAACGCCCGACCGCCGAACCCCGCCGTCGTCTTCCGGTCTCGCCTCTCGGCGCGTCCGACCTCGCGCTGTGATTTTTTTCGATGATAATCGAGAGGGTACGTTTTAGTCGGTGACTCACGGAGTCCAGTCTAACCGACGGCCGGCCGGTCCCACGGCCCGCCATTCGAGAACTCCCACACACGATGATATCCGAACGCCCTCCGGACGATGCCGACCGCGCTTCGGCCGACGCTGACCGCCTTTCGGACGACTTGAGCGCGCGCAACGAGGACCCCGCCGCTACGGATTTGAGTGCGCGTCGCTCAACGCTCCGGGCCGCGGTCCTCGCGGTGACCGTCTGCCTCGTGCTCGTCGCCGCCGCGGCCGTCGGCCCCGGTGTCGTCGCCCTTTCCCCGGACGGTACGACGCCGACGGCCGAGACGGGGGACGCCGGCCCTTCCGCCGCGGATGACCGCCGGGCGGTCGCCGCCGAACCGTCCGACCGAGCCGAGATCAGCGGCGGGTTTAGCCGGTCCGTGTACACCGGTATCGCCGGCGACCCCGTCGAGATCAGGCACGCCGTCGACGCCTCTGACGGCGACGAGGCGTACCTGCTCATCGGCGGGAACCGACTCACCGACACGAGACAATCTGTCGGATTCGTCGACGTCGTCAGGGTGAGCGGCTCCGAGACTATGATCAACACGCGAACCCTCGGGACCAACGCGACCAACGTCGAGAGCTGTGGAACCCCCGAGGTCGACTGCGACCTCGAGTTCCGCAACGAGGACGGGGACGTGATCGCCGAGAACCTCTCAGAACTCCCCGGTGCGACCGGTGCCGGCGGACTTCCGCGCCCGATAGCCCCGCAGCGGTACCGCCTCGCGATCACCAACGGGACGTTCGTCGTCGAGGACGCAGGACAGGTGACGCCGGCCGAGATGGCGGCACGGGCCGAGCTCGTCTTAGAGAAGCCGACGTTCCACGACGAGATCGAGGTGTTCACCACCGCCGACCGCGAGGATCTTCCGGACGCCGACCCCGACGCCGAGGAGTCGCTCGACGCACTCCGGCAGAACGGACTCGACCGGACCGCCGTGACGAAGGGCGACCGCGTCGTGCTCGGGTTCGAGTCGAGCGGGGTCTGGGGCGCGCTCTCGCACCTCGCCGGATCGACCGAGGATGTCCAGCCCGGGGCAGAGCTCAACCACACCGTCCTGACCGACCTGCTCGGAGCGGAGGAGGGAGTCTCGCTCCGCGTCCGACAGACCAATCCCGGCCGGAACCGCGCGCCGTCGGAACTCGACCTCTCCGAGGCTGATCCGGACGACGTCACCCTGATTCTGGCCGAACCCGAGGGAGAGACGGCCGGCGACGCCGACCCGACGGCCGGGCGATTCTACCTCGTCCTCGACACGAGCGACGGCGGTCCGTTCACGAGGGATCCCGAGCCCGGCGACGAGTTCGCCGTCGAGTTCGCGCTGGAGGGGACCGAGAGCGAGCGGTACGCGTTCTCCGACGGGCGGGAGCCGCCCGCGGCGTTCGACGCGGCCTCGTCGGCGTCCGAGCAGTTCCCGTACTGGGAGGCGTTCGACGAGACCACGAGCGCCGAGGCGTCGTTCAGCGTCCGGGAGCGGTACATCAGGTACGACCACGTCACCGACGACGGCGAGCTCCTCGTCGAGGCCGACGGCGGGACGGTCACCGGGACGACCACAATCCTCCCGGTCGAGGAGATGGCCGCGAACTTCGTGAACGACGCTGGAGAGCCGATCCGGACGGAGGCGACGATGGAGATGTCTGACGGAAACTTCACGATCGACGCCGGTCTCGACGGCGCCTCGCCCGGCACTCGCCTGAACTACGAGCTGTACCAAGGGACGTCACTCAAGGACAGCCGGACTGTCGTCGTCGTCGGCGATGCCGACAACCCGGACGAGTTGGTGATCGACGACGCCCCCGAGAACGTCACCATCACCGAGGGTAGAAACCTCTCCGCGCTCCGGGTCACCGCGCGCAACGCGGGCGGTCTCACCGGTGAAGGCGAGCTTACCCTCGCCGTCGACAACGGTAGCGTCACCGGGTCTTGGGGCGTCCGGCTCGCGCCGGACGAGTCCCGGACGTACGGGTTCGGTACCGTGATCGCGG
This window harbors:
- a CDS encoding BGTF surface domain-containing protein produces the protein MISERPPDDADRASADADRLSDDLSARNEDPAATDLSARRSTLRAAVLAVTVCLVLVAAAAVGPGVVALSPDGTTPTAETGDAGPSAADDRRAVAAEPSDRAEISGGFSRSVYTGIAGDPVEIRHAVDASDGDEAYLLIGGNRLTDTRQSVGFVDVVRVSGSETMINTRTLGTNATNVESCGTPEVDCDLEFRNEDGDVIAENLSELPGATGAGGLPRPIAPQRYRLAITNGTFVVEDAGQVTPAEMAARAELVLEKPTFHDEIEVFTTADREDLPDADPDAEESLDALRQNGLDRTAVTKGDRVVLGFESSGVWGALSHLAGSTEDVQPGAELNHTVLTDLLGAEEGVSLRVRQTNPGRNRAPSELDLSEADPDDVTLILAEPEGETAGDADPTAGRFYLVLDTSDGGPFTRDPEPGDEFAVEFALEGTESERYAFSDGREPPAAFDAASSASEQFPYWEAFDETTSAEASFSVRERYIRYDHVTDDGELLVEADGGTVTGTTTILPVEEMAANFVNDAGEPIRTEATMEMSDGNFTIDAGLDGASPGTRLNYELYQGTSLKDSRTVVVVGDADNPDELVIDDAPENVTITEGRNLSALRVTARNAGGLTGEGELTLAVDNGSVTGSWGVRLAPDESRTYGFGTVIADLDPGTYPFTVALDEDSRNGTLTITDDPAKTTVANDDDGADSGDGNATDDENSADDGNSTGPSDAGSDGPEDDDSSESDGNASESDGNASDPDGNASESDGDSGGEDGGDEPATFLPFGIGTRETFGGTVLVGATYLLGHWV
- a CDS encoding zinc ribbon domain-containing protein, which gives rise to MPSCPRCDAPTDDGDRYCAECGAPQTEDAAEELDEYVQRQAQQISGGGGSGEESGGDASSDGLADMADLSDREQLWRRGCYVLGYGTTVVALTFVPAIGAFPLILAGIVILPPLRRLTAEPLGSSLKREVMAGLYAILALIGVALLIIL